A window of the Methyloprofundus sp. genome harbors these coding sequences:
- a CDS encoding lipopolysaccharide assembly protein A has protein sequence MMRIVAIFFFFIIAVIALCFSLLNFQTVEISLYVTSIKMPLAIALTIELFAGIFIGFLAAFIHIMRLKSQFRSLSRQISSANKNID, from the coding sequence ATGATGCGAATTGTAGCGATTTTTTTCTTTTTTATAATTGCAGTGATAGCACTTTGCTTCTCGCTTCTTAATTTTCAGACAGTAGAAATTAGTCTATATGTCACAAGCATAAAAATGCCATTAGCGATAGCTCTGACCATAGAGTTATTTGCAGGTATTTTTATTGGATTTTTAGCTGCTTTTATTCATATTATGCGCTTGAAATCGCAGTTTAGGTCTTTGAGTCGCCAAATATCATCAGCTAATAAAAATATAGACTAA
- a CDS encoding integration host factor subunit beta has product MTKSELIEQLSKKIPHLAVQDVELSVKCILEQMGQSLSENERIEVRGFGSFSLHHRKPRMGRNPKTGDAVSLTEKYVPHFKPGKELRDRVDDSRLKHKITD; this is encoded by the coding sequence GTGACAAAATCTGAATTAATAGAACAACTATCAAAAAAAATACCGCATCTGGCAGTACAGGACGTTGAGCTTTCTGTGAAATGTATTTTAGAGCAGATGGGGCAGTCTTTATCTGAAAATGAGCGTATAGAAGTGCGTGGTTTTGGTAGCTTTTCTTTACATCATCGTAAGCCAAGAATGGGGCGTAATCCAAAAACTGGGGATGCTGTTTCATTAACGGAAAAATATGTACCCCATTTTAAGCCAGGTAAAGAGTTGCGTGATCGAGTTGATGACTCTAGACTAAAGCATAAAATAACTGATTAA
- a CDS encoding small subunit ribosomal protein S1 codes for MSESFAELFEESLNQTEMRTGAMLTGIVVDIDNDKVIVSAGLKSEGVIPKWQFLNAEGDLEVSVGDEVEVALDLIEDGLGATLLSRDKAKKHKAWGELETAFEAEETITGRINGKVRGGFTVAVGALRAFLPGSLVDVRPIRDTTFLEGRDLEFKVIKIDQKRNNVVLSRRAVVEKEYSAERDELLKTLADGIVVKGIVKNLTDYGAFIDLGGIDGLLHITDMAWRRVRHPSECVEIGQEIEVKVLKFDKEKTRVSLGMKQMAEDPWHDIGGRYPAGSRVTGKVNNLTDYGCFVEIEEGVEGLVHVSEMDWTNKNVNPSKVVQLGDPVEVMILEIDEERRRISLGMKQCRTNPWDEFAATHNKGDKISGKIKSITDFGIFIGLDGNIDGLVHMSDISWSDAQEESIRNYQKGDEVETVILAVDAERERISLGIKQLQQDPFQNYIAINEKGSMVNGVVKEVDAKGAVITLAEGIDGYLRASEIQRDRVEDATKLLTVGDEIEAKFIGVDKKNKSISLSIKAKDVDEEASVMKEYSEAAAGTPTMGDLFKQLDK; via the coding sequence ATGAGCGAAAGCTTTGCTGAATTATTTGAAGAAAGTTTAAATCAAACGGAAATGCGTACGGGTGCCATGTTAACAGGTATCGTCGTAGACATTGACAACGATAAAGTGATTGTTAGTGCGGGATTAAAATCGGAAGGTGTTATTCCTAAATGGCAATTTTTGAATGCCGAAGGCGATTTAGAAGTTAGTGTGGGTGACGAAGTTGAAGTTGCTCTAGACTTGATCGAAGATGGCTTGGGTGCAACGCTACTTTCTCGTGATAAAGCGAAGAAACATAAAGCTTGGGGTGAATTGGAAACTGCTTTCGAAGCTGAAGAAACGATTACAGGTCGTATCAACGGTAAAGTTCGTGGTGGTTTTACAGTTGCTGTGGGTGCATTACGCGCTTTCCTACCTGGCTCATTGGTTGATGTTCGTCCTATCAGAGACACTACTTTCCTTGAAGGTCGTGATCTTGAGTTCAAAGTTATTAAAATTGATCAAAAACGTAACAATGTTGTCTTGTCTCGCCGTGCTGTAGTAGAAAAAGAGTACAGTGCAGAAAGAGATGAGTTGCTTAAAACGTTGGCTGATGGCATTGTCGTTAAAGGGATTGTTAAAAACTTAACTGACTACGGTGCATTCATCGACTTAGGCGGAATTGACGGTTTATTACATATCACTGATATGGCATGGCGTCGTGTGCGTCATCCTTCTGAGTGTGTTGAAATCGGTCAAGAAATTGAAGTTAAGGTTCTTAAATTCGATAAAGAGAAAACACGTGTTTCATTAGGTATGAAACAAATGGCTGAAGATCCATGGCATGATATTGGTGGTCGTTACCCAGCTGGTTCACGTGTAACTGGTAAAGTCAACAACTTAACTGACTACGGTTGTTTTGTTGAAATTGAAGAAGGCGTTGAAGGTTTGGTTCACGTTTCTGAAATGGACTGGACTAATAAAAACGTTAACCCATCTAAAGTTGTGCAATTAGGTGATCCAGTTGAAGTTATGATTCTTGAAATTGACGAAGAACGTCGTCGTATTTCATTGGGTATGAAACAATGTCGTACTAATCCTTGGGATGAATTCGCTGCTACACATAACAAAGGCGATAAAATCTCTGGAAAAATTAAATCTATCACTGATTTCGGTATCTTTATCGGTCTTGATGGCAATATTGATGGCTTGGTACACATGTCTGATATTTCTTGGTCTGATGCACAAGAAGAGTCAATCCGTAATTACCAAAAAGGCGATGAAGTAGAAACAGTTATTTTAGCTGTTGATGCTGAGCGTGAGCGTATCTCTTTAGGTATTAAACAACTACAACAAGACCCATTCCAAAACTACATTGCCATCAATGAAAAAGGCAGTATGGTAAACGGTGTTGTTAAAGAAGTTGATGCAAAAGGTGCGGTAATTACTTTAGCTGAAGGTATTGATGGTTACTTAAGAGCTTCTGAAATTCAGCGTGATCGTGTTGAAGATGCAACTAAATTATTAACTGTTGGCGATGAAATTGAAGCTAAATTCATCGGTGTTGATAAAAAGAATAAGTCTATTTCTTTATCTATCAAAGCAAAAGATGTTGATGAAGAAGCATCTGTAATGAAAGAGTACTCAGAAGCTGCTGCTGGTACACCAACTATGGGTGATTTATTCAAGCAATTGGATAAATAA